One genomic region from Fictibacillus marinisediminis encodes:
- a CDS encoding PucR family transcriptional regulator has translation MRFAVGDILNFKIMKNARVRTGGNILNERYVQWISAIEMPVENFVRKNEVVLSTAIGCGHDILLFKKFVEDIIQSEASALIIALGRYIYDVPKEVMELAEKHNFIIIEIPWEIRFATIIEDVLRELNDRQFKDREKSEKVQQELLKLILKETSLNEISGYIQKHIGCPLVITDRAGIIQDRAEACKPGARWKYYDMKDCISTEKTPAVLPQDPMFQKFHLIERKGESILQLPILKASGDIQGYLFVLPPNDLVIEEFLNQYRVNVLEHSATTIALWLSRQNAIEEAEMRLRSDFVLELAKGEFSSREQAESRAKLLGFNIKLPYVCIAGYPENLALLFKKRKQHYASYEHWLDSMIRYIEEEIYYAAQSLKKEVMMTYQGEKLILFVEITSNENPAHHFLDLVERRLRNLLPDVIISWGIGGHQEEVTAFKKGFDQAKTALQIGRNKKGAGHRVLYENTKVDRVLLTLAQNKEMKEIIVSAIEPLIQYDQQRTMDLIGTFTAYNECHGNVSQTARLLNLHRQSLLYRLRKIETLTGLSLIDTDDLFLLDLSIKTWKLGLTEARYPINS, from the coding sequence ATGAGGTTTGCAGTAGGGGATATATTAAACTTCAAGATTATGAAAAATGCCAGAGTACGAACTGGGGGCAATATCCTGAACGAACGGTATGTTCAATGGATTTCTGCTATAGAGATGCCCGTAGAGAATTTTGTCCGCAAAAATGAAGTGGTCCTGAGCACGGCCATTGGGTGCGGCCATGATATTTTGTTATTCAAAAAATTTGTTGAAGACATCATACAATCTGAAGCCTCAGCGCTTATTATTGCTTTAGGCCGTTACATATATGATGTTCCAAAAGAAGTGATGGAGCTTGCAGAAAAACATAACTTTATCATTATTGAAATTCCATGGGAAATCCGTTTTGCTACCATCATTGAAGATGTTCTTAGAGAACTCAATGACAGGCAGTTTAAAGACCGGGAAAAATCTGAAAAAGTTCAGCAGGAACTCCTTAAACTCATTCTGAAGGAGACAAGCCTGAACGAAATATCCGGTTATATTCAAAAACATATAGGCTGTCCTCTCGTTATTACGGACAGAGCGGGAATTATTCAGGACAGGGCTGAAGCATGCAAGCCTGGCGCCAGATGGAAATACTATGACATGAAAGATTGCATCTCCACAGAAAAAACACCTGCCGTTCTGCCGCAGGATCCGATGTTTCAAAAATTTCATCTTATTGAACGTAAGGGTGAGTCAATTCTTCAACTGCCAATACTAAAGGCTTCAGGAGATATACAGGGATATTTATTTGTTCTGCCTCCAAACGATTTGGTGATCGAAGAGTTTTTAAATCAATACCGTGTGAACGTGCTCGAACATTCAGCTACCACGATCGCTCTTTGGCTGTCGCGCCAAAATGCCATTGAAGAAGCGGAGATGCGTCTTCGCAGTGATTTTGTTCTGGAATTGGCAAAAGGAGAGTTTTCTTCCCGGGAACAAGCTGAATCCAGAGCAAAATTGCTCGGGTTTAATATTAAACTCCCTTATGTTTGTATTGCTGGCTATCCTGAAAACCTGGCACTATTGTTCAAAAAAAGAAAGCAGCACTATGCTTCGTATGAGCACTGGCTTGACAGCATGATCCGCTATATTGAGGAAGAAATTTATTATGCGGCACAATCTCTAAAAAAAGAAGTGATGATGACCTATCAAGGGGAAAAACTTATCCTTTTTGTAGAAATTACAAGCAATGAGAACCCTGCACATCATTTTTTGGATCTAGTTGAGAGGCGTCTCCGGAATCTGCTGCCGGATGTCATCATTTCATGGGGAATCGGCGGGCACCAGGAGGAGGTTACTGCGTTTAAAAAAGGATTTGACCAGGCAAAGACCGCACTGCAGATCGGAAGAAATAAGAAGGGAGCAGGACACCGGGTACTGTATGAAAATACAAAGGTTGACCGGGTGTTGTTGACTCTTGCACAGAACAAAGAAATGAAAGAAATCATCGTATCAGCGATCGAACCGCTTATTCAATATGACCAGCAGCGCACTATGGATCTTATCGGAACGTTCACTGCCTACAATGAATGCCACGGAAATGTGAGTCAGACCGCGCGCCTGCTAAATCTTCACCGGCAATCCCTATTGTACAGGCTGCGTAAAATAGAGACCCTGACCGGTCTTTCCCTGATCGACACGGACGATTTATTTTTATTGGACCTCAGCATCAAAACCTGGAAATTAGGGTTAACTGAAGCACGATATCCTATTAACAGCTAA